Proteins encoded by one window of Panicum virgatum strain AP13 chromosome 7N, P.virgatum_v5, whole genome shotgun sequence:
- the LOC120681129 gene encoding uncharacterized protein LOC120681129: MEVDDEEYRTFVAGRDTRLFDNDDTVPEDWGNFDMDGLTVNDGHDNNWVYNQIEIQSGQLFHDKKHLQHAVKKWSFMEKKPFKVVISNPTTYDVKCLSPGCPWQVHGYLPKGENDFVASIVAGHSCKLSETVVKHRNMTAEFVATVMYGEIVKKTCISPFQIMLAISNRFSYEISYDMAWRAKQKALEWRFGSYKDSYHHLPHLLALLQSRNPGTIIDIDDYQDANGDRVLRRAFWSFGCMIEAFKHCRPVLCVDGTFLTGMYKEQLLTYIGVDANDKVVPIAFAFVESENAES, from the coding sequence ATGGAGGTAGATGACGAGGAGTACAGAACCTTTGTTGCAGGTCGAGATACTCGACTATTTGACAATGATGATACCGTTCCCGAGGATTGGGGCAACTTTGATATGGATGGGCTCACGGTTAATGATGGTCATGACAATAACTGGGTGTATAATCAAATTGAGATCCAAAGTGGACAACTGTTTCACGATAAGAAGCACTTGCAACATGCAGTTAAGAAATGGTCTTTCATGGAAAAGAAACCATTCAAGGTGGTTATTTCCAATCCAACCACATATGATGTCAAGTGCCTATCCCCTGGTTGTCCATGGCAGGTTCATGGTTACCTACCGAAGGGGGAGAACGACTTTGTGGCTTCGATCGTTGCTGGGCACTCGTGCAAGCTTTCAGAAACCGTTGTGAAGCATAGAAACATGACAGCTGAGTTTGTGGCCACTGTGATGTACGGAGAAATTGTGAAGAAGACTTGTATATCTCCATTTCAGATCATGCTTGCAATTTCCAATAGATTCTCCTATGAAATATCTTATGACATGGCATGGCGAGCAAAGCAGAAGGCGCTCGAGTGGAGGTTTGGCTCATACAAGGATTCGTACCACCACCTACCACATCTACTGGCACTACTACAGAGTAGGAATCCAGGAACTATAATTGATATTGATGACTATCAGGATGCAAATGGTGACAGGGTGCTTAGGCGTGCCTTCTGGTCCTTTGGGTGCATGATTGAAGCTTTCAAACACTGCAGACCGGTTCTCTGTGTGGATGGAACATTTCTGACCGGAATGTATAAAGAGCAGCTGCTCACCTACATTGGGGTCGACGCAAACGACAAGGTTGTCCCGATTGCCTTTGCTTTTGTGGAATCTGAGAACGCTGAAAGCTAG